The following nucleotide sequence is from Patescibacteria group bacterium.
AAAACGACGCAACCAAAATATGGCTTTCCTTCTAATAATTCTTGGGGCAAAATAGCATAGGGTAATAAGAATCCATCTTTTAAATTCCACAATCATGCCACTCTTGCTGACTTTCCACATTGACGATCACGCCCCTTTGTCCTTTAGGATGGTGGTAATTTCTTCATCTGAGAGACCTAACGATTTACCCATCCCTAGAGTGCAAGCCTTCCAAATATGACCTGAGGCCATTCCTTTCAACCTGGCAGTAATTATCTTTCTTCCCTCTTCTCGCCTTGTTGTAATCTGGCAGAGATAAATGGCATATGTGAATGCGCAATGGTTAATTGAATGGGGATGTCCTCCCTCACGATGAAGCCTTGTGTACCTTTCCTTGTATTTATCTGCCAAAAAGTTATAAATGCGTTCCTGATCTTCTGGAGATGTCCTTTCCCGCCAGACTTCAAGACCCGCTAAATGAAGCTCCTGCTCTAAGAAATAGTCGCTGTCTTTGCCCAGCCAGGGCAAATAATCATTCCCCATACACATAAAGGGAAGATCCGGGTAAACCTTCACTCTACCTTCGATATGGTCTAAACCCGCATCTGTAGTTAGAAATCTGCTTACCTCCGGGTCAAGCCTAAATGGTGGGGAAAGTACAATGATATCTTGACCCCAATCATCAAATCCGGTAGGTCCGGCTTTACGCACAAGAATGTCTTGCAGGCTTTGCATATTCCACACCTCACCTGGTTCGAGATGTCGTCCCAAGAGTACTAAAGATATTTTATTATAATTTATAGCAATTGTCAAGAGTTAATCTCTATTTTTTATCGCCGCTCCAATAAAACCCAAAAATAATGGATGAGGTTTAATTGGTCTTGATTTGAATTCGGGATGGGCTTGGGTAGCAACGAAATAGGGATGATTCGCCAACTCAATAAATTCGACTAATTTTTTATCAGGTGAGTTGCCGGAAAAAATTAAGCCATTTTTTTGTAAAATTTGATGATATTCCGGATTAACTTCATAACGATGTCGATGCCTTTCTGCGATTTGATTTTTTCCGTATAATTTTCTGATCTTAGAATCTGGTTTTAAAATTGCCGGATACGAGCCCAAACGCATCGTGCCGCCCATTGACTTAATTTTTAATTGCTCTGGTAAATATTCGATAACTGGATACTTAGTTTTTGGGTTAAACTCGGTGGAGTTTGCATCATGCAATTTACACATATTTCGAGCAAATTCGATTACAGCAACCTGCAAACCCAAACATAAACCCAAAAAAGGAATTTTATTTTCACGGGCAAATTGAATCGCTTTGACCTTACCTTCGATGCCACGAATCCCAAAACCTCCAGGCACTAAAATGCCATCAACTTTAGATAATATTTTATTAATTTTAAGGGTATTTTCGCTATCTACCCCGATAATATTTATTTTCGTTTGGTAAGCTATGCCGGCATGACGCAAAGCTTCCACCACGGAAATATAGGCGTCAGGATGATCTAAATATTTTCCAACCATAGCAATATTAATCGTTTTTTTAACATCGTGACATTTTTTGACAATTTGCCGCCAATCATTAAGGTTAGGTTTTTTAAATCTTAATTTAAATTTTTTAGCCACTTGCCGAGCTAATCCGGCTTTGGCTAAATTTAAAGGAATTTCATAAAGTGAATTGGCATTTATTGCTTCAATGACATTTTTTTCATCAACATCACAAAAAAGAGCAATTTTTTTACGGATTGAATCACTTAATTTTTCCTTACATCTAACGACTAAAAGACCGGCTTGAATGCCATCGCTGCGTAAAAGTTGAACGCTTTGCTGAATCGGCTTGGTTTTGGCTTCTTCAGACGGATAAATATAAACAATTTTTACCACATGAATATATAAAACATTTTCTTCGCCGACGTCATGACGAAACTGGCGGGCAGCTTCGATAAAAGGCAAACCTTCGATGTCACCAATCGTGCCACCAATTTCACAAATTAAAAAATCCGCCTGAGATTTTTGGGCGGCTAATTTGATGCGACGTTTAATTTCCTCGGTAACATGAGGAATAATTTGGATGGTGCTGCCCAAAAAATCACCATGCCGTTCTTTTTCGGTAACAGCGGAATAAATAATTCCCGTAGTAAAATTTGAAAGTTGCGATAAATTTTCGCCAACAAACCTTTCATAATGACCTAAATCCAAATCGGTTTCGGTACCATCTTCGGTCACAAAAACCTCACCATGTTGAAAAGGATTCATGGTGCCAGCATCCTTATTTAAGTACGGATCAACTTTTAGCATTCCAACTTTGAAACCTGATTTTTTTAACAATAACCCTAACGATGCTGCCGTAATCCCCTTACCAATACCGGAAACAATGCCGCCGGTAATAAAAATATACTTAGTTTTGGACAATTGTGGCTCCTCCTGCCCCTCTTTTTAAAAATTTGTTTATTGCAATTTCTGCATTTTGGACATTTTCTATCCAGATAATATTTTTATCTCGACGAAACCATGTCATTTGCCTACGGGCGAAGTTTCTGGTTCGAGTTTTAGCAGTTTGTAAGGCTTCTTCAAGACTTATATTCCTGCGAACATATTCACCTATTTCCCGATATACTAAACCTGATATGGCCGGTAAATTAAAGTCATATCCGGCTTTATATAATTTTTGAACTTCCTCAACCAATCCCTTTTTAACCATTTCGTCTAACCGCTGATTTATCTTTTCATATAATTTTTCCCGCGAGACTTTGACGCCAATTTTTAAAATCCGATAACATGGTTTATCGGCAGTCTTAAGTTTTGAAAACTTCTTGCCAGAGGTTATGCATACTTCCAAGGCGCGAATTAGACGCCGTTTATTTTTTAAATCAATCTTGCCAAAAGTATCCGGGTCTTTAATTTTGAGTAATTTTTGTAAAGCTGCGAGCGATTTTTTGGCTAATTTGAGGCGTAATTTTGAATCCAAGCTAATGGGTGGAAGCTTAAAATTATAACAAACCGCATCAATATATAAACCGGTGCCGCCAACCATAAAGGGTAATTTACCTTTTTTATGGATTTGATTTATGGTTTTTTGGGCTAATTTTTGAAAATCAGCTACGGAAAATTCTTGATCTGGTTTGATAATATCTAACAGATAGTGCGGGACAACTTGTTGTTCTTTTTTTGAAGGCTTGGCGGTTCCGATGTCCATTTTTTCATAAATGGTCCTCGAATCTGCAGAAATTATTTCACCATTAAATTTTTTGGCAAGGTGAATTGCCCAAGAAGTTTTACCCGAGGCGGTTGGTCCTAAAATTACAATTAACGGTTTTTCGATAGTCATTTATCTTTATAAACCTTTTTGTAAAACATCCGCTAAAATTATAAAACCACCGGTTTTTGATAACCAGGCAAGCGTGATAAAAGCTGAAAAAAGCAAAATCACAATTAATCCGGCCATTATTTTATCGCGCCTTGAAGATAACATTATTACTCCTTAAATTATTTTTTAGGTTTATTTTTGGCTTTATTTTTTTCCGCCATTTCCGCTTTCATTTTCCAAACTTCAAATAAGCCAGCGCCCTCAACTGGCATTTTTTTACGATGTTTTACCTCTCTTTTTTCGGCTTTGGTCTTGCCTTTCCAGTCTTCATAATTTAGCGCATCAAGATCATTAATTGATTGATTTCGAACTGGTTTGAACATTTAAATTTCTCCTACTTCAAAATCCAAAAACCTAAAATAGATATATTATCTTTCGACTAAAAAGGCGATTTTGACATTAGCTTTAAATTCGGTGATTTTATTATCCTGAATAGTCGCGTTTTGTCCAACGACATCAACACCGGTAATATTTCTAATGGTTTTTGCGGCTTGATCAACCGCGTGCTTGGCGGCATCTTCCCAGCTGGTTTCGGAAGTGCCAATTAGTTCGACAATTTTTACAACGGCCATAATTCTCCTTTATTATTTTAAAAATTTGTAAACTGAATGAGCGGCGATGGCGCCCTCTGCCATTGAAGGCAAAATCTGCCAAAATTGCTCAGAACCGGTAGTAATATCACCGGCCGCCCAAACGCCTTTAAGGTTGGTCGCACCACCCGGGTCAATCACAATAAAACCTTGTTCGTCTAATTTAATGCCTAAATTTTTCGCTAAAGTGGCATTTGGGGTTGAGCCGATTTCAATAAAAACACCATCAACTTTGAGATCTTTTTGGGCAGTCGGGCTTTGCAAACTCAAACTTTCAACCACCTCTTTGCCGTTAATTTTGGTCGTTTTGGTAGAAAGAATAATTTCAACATTTTTTCGAGCTTTGATTTTATCTTGCCAATAAGGTTCCGCACGCAATTTATCCTCAGCTTCAATAATATAAACTTTTGGACAAATGTCAGCTAATAAATTTGCCGAGGCTAAACCGGCATCGCCACCACCAATCACAGCGACAATACGATCTTTAAAAAAGCGGCCATCACAAGTGGGGCAATAACTGACGCCCCGACCCAAAAGTTCTTCCTCGCCTGGCACACCTAATTTGCGGCGTTCCATACCAGTAGTTAAAATTACGGTTTTAGTGGGGATTTTTTCAGCTTGTTCGGTTTCGACTTCAAAACCAGTCTCGGTTTTTTTAATCTTAGTAACTTTGTCGTTTTTCATCTCCACGCCCAATTTTTTAATCTGGGCAATAATTTTCGAGGCTAACTCAGCCCCTGAGATTTTTTCAAAACCTGGATAATTTTCGATCTCATAGGCATTTTCCATTGCCCCACCAGAGGCGACACAAATTAATAAAGTTTTTAAATCGTATCTGGCGGCATAAAGAGCGGCGGCTAAGCCGGCTGGTCCCCCACCAACAATAATCAAATCATACATGTTATCTCCTTCTAGTCGCAAATCCGAAATTCGAATATCTAAATCATAAATAAGTTACAATTTTTAATATCTAATTTTCAAATTTTTGGGTACTTATTACATAGAATCTTATAACCATATTTATCATACCAAATTCTGAGGACAAAAAAAGCCCCGTACCTTGGGAAAAGCACGGGGTCAACCGCAAACGAGAAATATTGAAATAATTAATTAATGTTGACGAGTGGCTCGATGCTGACCTTTTTGATATTGCGTATAATCATAAAGGGCTTCAAAGAATTGTTGAAGTTTGTCAAAATCTTGAACTATAATAACCTGATTGGTTATAATGCTTGAACATAACCCTCTTAACATTTTCATTTCTTCCCGAAACGCATCCTGTCCAGAAAAAGTCTCAACACCATCACTTGCCTGCAAGTCATCCCGGGCACCTTTAGCCAATAAATAATTTGGCTCATTCTTAAAATGCCGAGTATGAATCCTTAGGGTTTCAATATCTTCAATCTCTTGAACAACAGAATTTAGAAATTCTTGAGCTCTGCCAATTGCCCAAAGAGTTTTTTGATCACGGTTGCCCCTTTCAATATTAACTAAGGCAGTTTTCACCCTAATTGTTAACAATGCCGTAATGGAAATCATCTCTCTATTAACAAGTTGGTCAGTCGCCAATCAGATCACCCCTTTTCTTGATGTAGATTTGAATAACAATCTTTGTCCAAAATTAATCGTCCCATTCGGGAGGATAAGGAAAAGTGTCTAAATCGTAACCGACCTCCACCAAATCACGATCAATAGCTCTTTTAATACCGGTTTTGGCTTCAAAATCTAATTGGGCAGCCAGGCGCCGGTGAATGGCTGGCCAATCCTCTCTTGGCAAATACTTCTCGGTTGACCAAGCAAAGTCAGTCCAAGGATTATCTCGCATCCGCTTTAAATATCCTGCTAAATCTAAGGTTTCGAAATAGGCGCCATAAAGATGCAAGCTAGTTGAAAGTCCATTCATCTCGCCCGGTACAATTTGAATTCCCAAGGCATTCGTGAGCCTAATTGCCCATAACCTTTGGTATTCCGACAAAGCATACATATTCATAGGCCAGCCATTGAAAAGATCATGGGACCGAAATATTATGACCCAAACTAGATTATAGGTTTCTTCTTCACAATTCGGATCCTGCAAAAGCCGGAATTGGATCATTTGCAGACAGGGGGCATCTTCAGAAAAGTTATCAATTTGTGGAATCCAAGTATGCAGCATGTAGTCGCGACCAAAACGATGTTTTGACATCCAGTCTTTTTGCATTTTCTCAATCATTAACTTGTCTTGCGATTCAAAATATGTCGTGGCCGGTAAAACAACTTGTACCTCTCTTTCTAAGCGCTGATGGTAAGAATAATCCCAATAAGCTTCCTTTTCATCCTCTTCGGTTCTAATGGTAATATCTTTCACCCAGCCATCATGAACTCCAAAACAAACCTCATCTCGA
It contains:
- a CDS encoding CTP synthase, with protein sequence MSKTKYIFITGGIVSGIGKGITAASLGLLLKKSGFKVGMLKVDPYLNKDAGTMNPFQHGEVFVTEDGTETDLDLGHYERFVGENLSQLSNFTTGIIYSAVTEKERHGDFLGSTIQIIPHVTEEIKRRIKLAAQKSQADFLICEIGGTIGDIEGLPFIEAARQFRHDVGEENVLYIHVVKIVYIYPSEEAKTKPIQQSVQLLRSDGIQAGLLVVRCKEKLSDSIRKKIALFCDVDEKNVIEAINANSLYEIPLNLAKAGLARQVAKKFKLRFKKPNLNDWRQIVKKCHDVKKTINIAMVGKYLDHPDAYISVVEALRHAGIAYQTKINIIGVDSENTLKINKILSKVDGILVPGGFGIRGIEGKVKAIQFARENKIPFLGLCLGLQVAVIEFARNMCKLHDANSTEFNPKTKYPVIEYLPEQLKIKSMGGTMRLGSYPAILKPDSKIRKLYGKNQIAERHRHRYEVNPEYHQILQKNGLIFSGNSPDKKLVEFIELANHPYFVATQAHPEFKSRPIKPHPLFLGFIGAAIKNRD
- the miaA gene encoding tRNA (adenosine(37)-N6)-dimethylallyltransferase MiaA, which encodes MTIEKPLIVILGPTASGKTSWAIHLAKKFNGEIISADSRTIYEKMDIGTAKPSKKEQQVVPHYLLDIIKPDQEFSVADFQKLAQKTINQIHKKGKLPFMVGGTGLYIDAVCYNFKLPPISLDSKLRLKLAKKSLAALQKLLKIKDPDTFGKIDLKNKRRLIRALEVCITSGKKFSKLKTADKPCYRILKIGVKVSREKLYEKINQRLDEMVKKGLVEEVQKLYKAGYDFNLPAISGLVYREIGEYVRRNISLEEALQTAKTRTRNFARRQMTWFRRDKNIIWIENVQNAEIAINKFLKRGAGGATIVQN
- a CDS encoding dodecin family protein, translated to MAVVKIVELIGTSETSWEDAAKHAVDQAAKTIRNITGVDVVGQNATIQDNKITEFKANVKIAFLVER
- a CDS encoding FAD-dependent oxidoreductase produces the protein MYDLIIVGGGPAGLAAALYAARYDLKTLLICVASGGAMENAYEIENYPGFEKISGAELASKIIAQIKKLGVEMKNDKVTKIKKTETGFEVETEQAEKIPTKTVILTTGMERRKLGVPGEEELLGRGVSYCPTCDGRFFKDRIVAVIGGGDAGLASANLLADICPKVYIIEAEDKLRAEPYWQDKIKARKNVEIILSTKTTKINGKEVVESLSLQSPTAQKDLKVDGVFIEIGSTPNATLAKNLGIKLDEQGFIVIDPGGATNLKGVWAAGDITTGSEQFWQILPSMAEGAIAAHSVYKFLK